The region GTCTCGCCGCCGCGGATGGCCTATGAACCAGGTCATCCCCATGCCAATGCGGAGGGAAAAGTCCTTTATCCGAACATCAACGTCGTGACAGAATTCGTAAACGCCATGGAAGCCAGCCGCGCTTATGAAGCCAACGTCACGACGATGGAAGTCACCAAAGATATGATCCAGAACACCTTTCGATTATTAGGTTAATAGATAGACCTGCATTGCATTTTGTAGGGTGCATGCTAATGCACCAATTTGCATGAATTTAAACTGGTGCATTCCGTAAGAACTCCATGCACCCAACAGGCCGTTTTGGATATTGGTGAAATGAATTGTAGGTAAACGTCTATGTCAAACATGATCTCACAGCCGGCGTTTTTTCCTGCTCCCGGGCAGGCCGTCCCATTTACGGCCTGGTCGCAGCCACTGGCACTTCCAGAATCGGTTCCAAACACTCAACCCACGGTCTCTTTCGCGGATTTATTGAGCCAGTCGTTGGATGCCACCAACGGCCAGCAACAACAGATGCATTCCCAGATTGCCGGAAGTTTGACAGGCTCTGACTTGTCGATGGTGGAAACCTTTTCAGCAGCTCGGGAAGCCGATCTGGCATTGAAACTGACTTTGCAAATTCGCAATAAACTGATTGAGGCCTATCGCGAAATTCAAAACATGCAGCTTTAGTACTGCATTCATAATGAGTGGTTTACAGTTTTCTCAATAGCTACCGGATTCCAGAGAGTTTCCGAAATCTCGCATCAGGAGCATCGCCTTGTGAAGCGGTTGGTCACGACAATTTCGACAATTACTCTGATTCTGCTGCTTCTCTATTGGCCGCTGATGTTCTTCCTCACACACCGGCCCGTCGTACCGAAAATTGTACCGCGACTCCCCGATTATGTACTGCACTTTACGGGTTACGCCTGTCTGGGATTTCTCTTTGGTGTCAGACATCAGGTTCTCAGACGCGTGACCTGGCAGCGTTTTGCCATCGCCATGCTCATCATCGCGTCCTACGCCGCCCTTGATGAACTGACACAACCCTACTTCCGCCGTCAGGCAGATTTCTGGGATTGGGTTGCCGATCTTTCTGGCGCTGTTGTGGGGTGGTTGATAGGTGTTCTACTTCTATCATGCTTACGCCGCATTCGAGGATATCTGCGCAAACATCCACGACATAGCGATCAATAAATTGTGATCTCAAACGATACTACCGTAGATCTTCACGGCGATTCGTTTCCCCTATCAGCGAGATAACTGCCAAAACCTGCAGATGGCAATTTCTGCCGATCTTTTCACGATTCAAACACTATAGAACGCGTTGTTTCACACAGAAAAATGACATGTCGTGAATTTACGCTCAAGTTTTTAGTGGAATATCGGAAAAAAATAAAAACAAGCCATTTTCGTATGATGCACCGGCACAAATCGTCCGATGCCAAATGATGAACGAATACAC is a window of Planctopirus limnophila DSM 3776 DNA encoding:
- a CDS encoding VanZ family protein; this translates as MHNEWFTVFSIATGFQRVSEISHQEHRLVKRLVTTISTITLILLLLYWPLMFFLTHRPVVPKIVPRLPDYVLHFTGYACLGFLFGVRHQVLRRVTWQRFAIAMLIIASYAALDELTQPYFRRQADFWDWVADLSGAVVGWLIGVLLLSCLRRIRGYLRKHPRHSDQ
- the fliE gene encoding flagellar hook-basal body complex protein FliE, whose protein sequence is MSNMISQPAFFPAPGQAVPFTAWSQPLALPESVPNTQPTVSFADLLSQSLDATNGQQQQMHSQIAGSLTGSDLSMVETFSAAREADLALKLTLQIRNKLIEAYREIQNMQL